One segment of Ziziphus jujuba cultivar Dongzao chromosome 12, ASM3175591v1 DNA contains the following:
- the LOC107429119 gene encoding UDP-glycosyltransferase 89A2 isoform X2, with translation MKLTLNIIKFFSSTIRNITQRLSFFLTSLSKFLSPSKTMSTPKNKQSTHILMFPFPAQGHSLALLDLTHQLSLRNLSITILTTPKNLPDLHRLLVAHPTIQTLTFPFPPHPKLPPGVENVRQIGNPGNIPIINALSDLQQPIVEWFNQHPNPPVAIVSDFFLGWTLRLANRIGIPRISFFSIRVYLASVLDHCWRDIRTVLHQPVVEFHGLPRCQSFKHDHLPSIVRRYDESDPDMEIVQESLTSNLSSWGCIFNSFEDLESEYFDHLRTKMGLRRVYGVGPLSLIGIPEGLDRAKLDENSGSNVLDWLDGCPDGSVVYVCFGSQKLLTREQMEALASGLEQSRTRFVWVVKVGTDQEVENGYGVVPDGFDERVAGRGLVVRKWAPQVTILSHRAVGGFLSHCGWNSTLEGIVAGVMILAWPMEADQFVNARLLVEDMGMAVKVCEGGDGVPDSDELGKLIAESMTLDCPEKVKAKEMKDKAFAAVKDGGSSSKDLDELVRELHLLKVS, from the coding sequence ATGAAACTTACATTGAATAtcataaagtttttttcttCCACAATAAGAAATATAACGCAACGGTTATCTTTCTTTTTAACAAGTCTATCCAAATTCTTATCTCCTTCCAAAACAATGTCCACCCCAAAAAACAAGCAGTCGACACACATCTTGATGTTCCCGTTCCCAGCACAAGGCCATTCACTAGCTCTTCTCGATCTCACCCACCAACTCTCTCTTCGTAACCTCTCCATTACCATCTTGACGACCCCCAAAAACCTTCCTGACCTCCACCGTCTTCTCGTGGCTCACCCCACCATCCAAACCTTAACATTTCCATTTCCTCCCCATCCCAAACTACCTCCCGGAGTCGAAAACGTTAGGCAAATCGGGAACCCAGGGAATATCCCCATCATCAATGCTCTCTCTGATCTCCAACAACCAATTGTCGAGTGGTTCAATCAGCATCCTAACCCTCCCGTCGCCATCGTCTCCGATTTCTTCCTCGGTTGGACTCTGCGATTGGCCAATCGGATAGGCATCCCCAGAATCAGTTTCTTCTCCATCAGAGTTTACTTAGCCTCCGTTCTCGACCACTGCTGGCGTGATATCCGTACGGTTCTTCATCAACCGGTCGTTGAATTCCATGGACTTCCGAGATGTCAGTCCTTCAAGCACGATCATCTCCCTTCCATTGTCCGACGCTACGACGAATCTGATCCCGATATGGAAATCGTTCAAGAATCTCTGACCTCAAATCTCTCCAGTTGGGGTTGTATCTTTAATAGCTTTGAAGATTTAGAAAGTGAATATTTTGACCATTTGAGGACCAAAATGGGGCTCCGTCGGGTTTATGGAGTTGGCCCGTTGAGCTTGATCGGTATTCCCGAAGGTTTAGATCGGGCAAAACTGGATGAGAATTCGGGTTCGAATGTTCTAGACTGGCTCGATGGGTGCCCCGATGGGTCTGTGGTTTACGTTTGTTTTGGGAGTCAGAAATTGCTGACTAGGGAACAAATGGAGGCTTTGGCTTCCGGGTTGGAGCAAAGCAGGACCCGATTTGTTTGGGTTGTTAAAGTGGGTACGGATCAAGAGGTGGAAAACGGGTATGGAGTTGTACCAGATGGGTTTGATGAAAGGGTTGCTGGAAGAGGATTGGTGGTCAGGAAGTGGGCCCCACAGGTGACGATACTGAGTCACCGAGCTGTGGGTGGGTTTCTGAGTCACTGTGGATGGAACTCGACCTTGGAAGGGATAGTAGCTGGGGTGATGATACTGGCTTGGCCGATGGAGGCTGACCAGTTTGTGAATGCTAGGCTTTTGGTGGAGGATATGGGAATGGCTGTGAAGGTCTGTGAAGGAGGTGATGGAGTGCCTGACTCGGACGAGTTGGGAAAGTTGATTGCCGAGTCAATGACTTTGGATTGTCCTGAAAAGGTTAAAGCCAAAGAGATGAAGGACAAGGCCTTTGCTGCAGTGAAGGATGGTGGGAGTTCTTCAAAGGATTTGGATGAGCTTGTAAGAGAATTGCACCTCCTTAAAGTGtcataa
- the LOC107429119 gene encoding UDP-glycosyltransferase 89A2 isoform X1: MENSPRTVDMPTDKIYVSFAESKLVNCMKLTLNIIKFFSSTIRNITQRLSFFLTSLSKFLSPSKTMSTPKNKQSTHILMFPFPAQGHSLALLDLTHQLSLRNLSITILTTPKNLPDLHRLLVAHPTIQTLTFPFPPHPKLPPGVENVRQIGNPGNIPIINALSDLQQPIVEWFNQHPNPPVAIVSDFFLGWTLRLANRIGIPRISFFSIRVYLASVLDHCWRDIRTVLHQPVVEFHGLPRCQSFKHDHLPSIVRRYDESDPDMEIVQESLTSNLSSWGCIFNSFEDLESEYFDHLRTKMGLRRVYGVGPLSLIGIPEGLDRAKLDENSGSNVLDWLDGCPDGSVVYVCFGSQKLLTREQMEALASGLEQSRTRFVWVVKVGTDQEVENGYGVVPDGFDERVAGRGLVVRKWAPQVTILSHRAVGGFLSHCGWNSTLEGIVAGVMILAWPMEADQFVNARLLVEDMGMAVKVCEGGDGVPDSDELGKLIAESMTLDCPEKVKAKEMKDKAFAAVKDGGSSSKDLDELVRELHLLKVS, encoded by the exons ATGGAAAATTCTCCACGCACCGTTGACATGCCTACCGACAAAATATACGT ATCCTTTGCGGAATCCAAATTGGTAAATTGTATGAAACTTACATTGAATAtcataaagtttttttcttCCACAATAAGAAATATAACGCAACGGTTATCTTTCTTTTTAACAAGTCTATCCAAATTCTTATCTCCTTCCAAAACAATGTCCACCCCAAAAAACAAGCAGTCGACACACATCTTGATGTTCCCGTTCCCAGCACAAGGCCATTCACTAGCTCTTCTCGATCTCACCCACCAACTCTCTCTTCGTAACCTCTCCATTACCATCTTGACGACCCCCAAAAACCTTCCTGACCTCCACCGTCTTCTCGTGGCTCACCCCACCATCCAAACCTTAACATTTCCATTTCCTCCCCATCCCAAACTACCTCCCGGAGTCGAAAACGTTAGGCAAATCGGGAACCCAGGGAATATCCCCATCATCAATGCTCTCTCTGATCTCCAACAACCAATTGTCGAGTGGTTCAATCAGCATCCTAACCCTCCCGTCGCCATCGTCTCCGATTTCTTCCTCGGTTGGACTCTGCGATTGGCCAATCGGATAGGCATCCCCAGAATCAGTTTCTTCTCCATCAGAGTTTACTTAGCCTCCGTTCTCGACCACTGCTGGCGTGATATCCGTACGGTTCTTCATCAACCGGTCGTTGAATTCCATGGACTTCCGAGATGTCAGTCCTTCAAGCACGATCATCTCCCTTCCATTGTCCGACGCTACGACGAATCTGATCCCGATATGGAAATCGTTCAAGAATCTCTGACCTCAAATCTCTCCAGTTGGGGTTGTATCTTTAATAGCTTTGAAGATTTAGAAAGTGAATATTTTGACCATTTGAGGACCAAAATGGGGCTCCGTCGGGTTTATGGAGTTGGCCCGTTGAGCTTGATCGGTATTCCCGAAGGTTTAGATCGGGCAAAACTGGATGAGAATTCGGGTTCGAATGTTCTAGACTGGCTCGATGGGTGCCCCGATGGGTCTGTGGTTTACGTTTGTTTTGGGAGTCAGAAATTGCTGACTAGGGAACAAATGGAGGCTTTGGCTTCCGGGTTGGAGCAAAGCAGGACCCGATTTGTTTGGGTTGTTAAAGTGGGTACGGATCAAGAGGTGGAAAACGGGTATGGAGTTGTACCAGATGGGTTTGATGAAAGGGTTGCTGGAAGAGGATTGGTGGTCAGGAAGTGGGCCCCACAGGTGACGATACTGAGTCACCGAGCTGTGGGTGGGTTTCTGAGTCACTGTGGATGGAACTCGACCTTGGAAGGGATAGTAGCTGGGGTGATGATACTGGCTTGGCCGATGGAGGCTGACCAGTTTGTGAATGCTAGGCTTTTGGTGGAGGATATGGGAATGGCTGTGAAGGTCTGTGAAGGAGGTGATGGAGTGCCTGACTCGGACGAGTTGGGAAAGTTGATTGCCGAGTCAATGACTTTGGATTGTCCTGAAAAGGTTAAAGCCAAAGAGATGAAGGACAAGGCCTTTGCTGCAGTGAAGGATGGTGGGAGTTCTTCAAAGGATTTGGATGAGCTTGTAAGAGAATTGCACCTCCTTAAAGTGtcataa